The Streptomyces sp. Alt3 genome has a segment encoding these proteins:
- a CDS encoding heavy metal-responsive transcriptional regulator, giving the protein MRIGELAAASGLTTKTIRFYEQTGLMPGPPRTPSGYRDYPEQAKARLDFIRDAQGAGLSLAEIRSVLALRDGGQAPCAHVTALIDQHLADIECRLAELTVTREALRGLARRAAATDPAACTEDEICTILAPADDPKVDR; this is encoded by the coding sequence ATGCGCATCGGCGAGCTCGCGGCGGCCAGCGGGCTGACCACCAAGACCATCCGCTTCTACGAGCAGACCGGCCTGATGCCCGGCCCGCCCCGCACCCCGAGCGGCTACCGCGACTACCCCGAGCAGGCGAAAGCCCGGCTCGACTTCATCCGCGACGCCCAGGGGGCCGGCCTCAGCCTCGCCGAAATCCGGTCCGTCCTCGCCCTGCGTGACGGAGGCCAGGCCCCTTGCGCACACGTCACCGCGCTTATCGACCAGCACCTCGCCGACATCGAATGCCGCTTGGCCGAACTGACCGTCACCCGCGAGGCACTGCGCGGGCTCGCCCGGCGTGCCGCCGCTACCGACCCCGCCGCCTGCACCGAGGACGAGATCTGCACCATCCTCGCCCCAGCCGACGACCCGAAGGTCGATCGTTGA
- a CDS encoding alkylmercury lyase family protein, protein MRITVLTVPECPNAPLALERITVALAGRAAQTELVEIHDPDQAATRGMNGSPTILLDGVDPFASAGAVPSVSCRLYRDAGGEVTGAPSVAALREALTGASQVSAAAPVDCCERDALDAVGRAGRGRRAPAEQGLRAVHQAVLRYFAETGTAPGPEVLEPVAEQAGRTARELLAELAAEDFLTLDEAGQIHAAYPFCAVPTRHRVQIDGGVKVWSMCAIDALGIPPMLEADAVITSSDPVNGEQVTITTRGEAATWEPEDAVVFVGQRPGGGPAATACCDALNFFTSTASAQTWINGHPGIPGRVVTQAQAEEIAQQTFGPLLAP, encoded by the coding sequence ATGCGGATCACGGTGCTGACGGTTCCGGAGTGCCCGAACGCCCCACTGGCCTTGGAGCGGATCACCGTGGCCCTGGCGGGGCGGGCGGCGCAGACGGAACTGGTCGAGATCCACGACCCGGACCAGGCCGCCACGCGAGGGATGAACGGCTCGCCGACAATCCTTCTAGACGGCGTGGACCCCTTCGCGTCAGCCGGGGCGGTGCCGAGCGTGTCGTGCCGCCTGTACCGGGACGCCGGCGGCGAAGTTACCGGCGCCCCCAGCGTGGCCGCGCTGCGCGAGGCCCTCACCGGTGCCAGCCAGGTGAGCGCTGCCGCACCGGTGGACTGCTGTGAGAGAGACGCTCTCGATGCGGTCGGGCGGGCCGGGCGGGGACGCCGTGCACCCGCCGAGCAGGGCCTGCGGGCGGTGCACCAGGCGGTGCTGCGGTACTTCGCCGAAACCGGGACGGCCCCCGGTCCCGAGGTGCTGGAGCCGGTAGCCGAACAGGCGGGCCGGACGGCCAGAGAGCTGCTGGCCGAGTTGGCCGCCGAGGACTTCCTGACCCTGGACGAGGCCGGGCAGATCCACGCGGCGTACCCCTTCTGCGCCGTACCGACCCGCCACCGCGTACAGATCGATGGCGGTGTAAAAGTGTGGTCCATGTGCGCGATCGACGCACTCGGAATTCCCCCCATGCTGGAAGCGGATGCGGTGATCACTTCCTCGGACCCGGTGAATGGCGAGCAGGTCACCATCACGACCCGGGGCGAGGCGGCCACCTGGGAGCCGGAAGACGCGGTGGTGTTCGTCGGTCAGCGACCAGGCGGCGGGCCCGCGGCTACCGCATGCTGCGACGCGCTGAACTTCTTCACCTCCACCGCCTCCGCCCAAACCTGGATCAACGGTCACCCGGGTATCCCCGGCCGTGTAGTCACCCAGGCGCAGGCCGAGGAGATCGCACAGCAGACTTTCGGTCCGCTGCTCGCCCCCTGA
- a CDS encoding SpoIIE family protein phosphatase, producing MQQSTEQLELGDRLLFTDGITEARAFSVEPFIDFIIRHHTDNLPVDETLRCLKDAVMDYHQGRLEDDATVHVCEWHGPRAFDGAP from the coding sequence ATCCAACAAAGTACCGAGCAGTTGGAGCTCGGCGACCGGCTGCTGTTCACCGACGGCATCACCGAAGCCCGCGCGTTCAGCGTGGAGCCCTTCATCGACTTCATCATCCGACACCACACCGACAACCTCCCCGTGGACGAGACGCTGCGCTGTCTCAAGGACGCCGTCATGGACTACCACCAGGGACGACTGGAGGACGACGCCACCGTCCATGTCTGCGAATGGCACGGCCCGCGCGCCTTTGATGGGGCTCCTTGA
- a CDS encoding TIGR03618 family F420-dependent PPOX class oxidoreductase codes for MSNAISTQPDSYLEFWNEYHLCTLTTLRPNGRPHVVPVGVTVDVDAGMARVITRKSSRKVANILAGGGEARVALCQVDGGRWATLEGVAEVCTDDDVVEDAVARYGKRYGRTPAPDPERVVILVSVERVLGQTLGARPQPAQAAA; via the coding sequence ATGTCGAACGCGATATCCACCCAGCCGGATAGTTACCTGGAGTTCTGGAATGAGTACCATCTGTGCACATTGACCACGCTGCGGCCCAATGGGCGACCGCATGTCGTGCCCGTCGGTGTGACGGTGGATGTCGACGCTGGAATGGCCCGGGTTATCACCCGCAAATCGAGTCGTAAAGTGGCCAACATTCTCGCGGGTGGGGGCGAAGCCCGCGTGGCCCTGTGTCAGGTCGACGGAGGCCGGTGGGCCACCCTCGAAGGGGTGGCGGAGGTGTGTACCGACGACGATGTGGTCGAAGACGCGGTTGCCCGTTACGGAAAGCGATATGGCCGTACGCCGGCTCCGGACCCGGAGCGGGTCGTCATCCTGGTCTCGGTCGAACGGGTGTTGGGCCAGACCTTGGGCGCCCGACCCCAGCCAGCCCAGGCCGCTGCGTAG